One Patescibacteria group bacterium genomic window carries:
- a CDS encoding methylated-DNA--[protein]-cysteine S-methyltransferase, translating into MASKNFFEKVWEMTKKIPKGRVASYGQIAAMIGTPRAARQVGWALHCMPNDSSIPWHRVINSKGYISTTCLEHPSDLQKQLIEKEGLEVVRKNNLWCIDLKKYLWKK; encoded by the coding sequence ATGGCTTCCAAAAACTTCTTTGAAAAAGTCTGGGAAATGACTAAAAAAATTCCTAAAGGCAGGGTGGCAAGTTATGGTCAAATTGCTGCCATGATTGGTACGCCTCGCGCCGCGCGCCAAGTCGGCTGGGCTCTACATTGTATGCCAAATGATTCAAGTATTCCATGGCATCGCGTAATTAATTCTAAAGGCTATATTTCAACCACTTGCCTGGAACATCCCTCTGACCTACAAAAGCAACTGATAGAAAAAGAAGGTCTCGAAGTAGTGAGAAAAAATAATTTATGGTGTATTGATTTAAAAAAATATTTGTGGAAAAAATAG
- a CDS encoding 50S ribosomal protein L19, with amino-acid sequence MTEKTDQEIKKKDEKSDEKPIDRAFPEVQSGTVVQVHQKIKDVDSKGKEKERIQVFEGLVIARKHGREKGATITVRKDSKGFGVEKIFPLALPQITKIEVVKKFRTRRAKLYFTRDYKKKLREDRK; translated from the coding sequence ATGACCGAGAAAACAGATCAAGAAATCAAGAAAAAAGATGAAAAATCTGATGAAAAACCAATTGACCGCGCCTTTCCAGAAGTCCAATCCGGCACGGTTGTTCAGGTTCATCAAAAAATTAAAGATGTAGATAGTAAAGGTAAAGAAAAGGAACGGATTCAGGTTTTTGAGGGTTTGGTTATTGCTCGCAAACATGGCAGGGAAAAAGGAGCGACTATTACGGTGCGGAAAGATTCTAAGGGATTTGGGGTAGAGAAAATATTTCCGCTTGCCTTGCCTCAAATTACCAAAATAGAGGTCGTCAAGAAATTTCGCACTCGCAGAGCTAAATTGTATTTTACCAGAGATTATAAAAAGAAGCTGAGAGAAGATAGAAAATAG
- the gmk gene encoding guanylate kinase produces the protein MTSKRIKKNKPNKRTNCAKLFIISGPSGAGKNAVVCGILKKLKNASRMVTCTTRKKRPNEKPGKDYYFLTEKEFKQRIKESDFLEWAIVHKKHYYGNSKKILEKLQKKYAIILLVIDVQGAKTIRKKAIPHTSIFINAESEKKLISRIKKRKAMMSNESLKLRLASAAAEMKQAKKYDYQVTNYENRLDETIERVCAIIQKN, from the coding sequence ATGACCTCAAAACGTATCAAAAAAAATAAACCCAACAAACGCACTAACTGTGCCAAATTATTCATCATCTCGGGTCCCTCTGGCGCTGGTAAAAACGCTGTTGTTTGCGGTATTTTGAAAAAACTAAAAAACGCCAGTCGGATGGTCACCTGCACTACCAGAAAAAAACGACCAAACGAAAAACCTGGCAAAGATTATTATTTTTTGACCGAAAAAGAATTTAAACAAAGAATTAAAGAAAGTGATTTTTTAGAGTGGGCCATAGTCCACAAAAAACACTATTATGGAAACTCAAAAAAAATTCTGGAAAAACTGCAAAAAAAATATGCCATTATTCTTTTGGTTATTGATGTCCAAGGAGCAAAAACTATTCGTAAAAAAGCCATACCGCACACTTCTATTTTCATCAATGCAGAATCAGAAAAGAAACTCATCTCCAGAATTAAAAAACGCAAAGCCATGATGTCAAATGAGTCGCTCAAACTCCGCCTTGCTTCCGCGGCAGCCGAAATGAAACAAGCAAAAAAATACGATTATCAAGTAACTAATTATGAAAATAGATTGGACGAGACAATAGAACGGGTGTGCGCTATAATTCAAAAAAATTGA
- a CDS encoding RluA family pseudouridine synthase, producing the protein MRLDIHLAKKYPQYSRSHLQKLIKAGKVLVNGKIVSPHYQINKGGKRDSRISFSENIIPPEKIDLSPDKSIKLDIVYDDENYLVINKPDGLVVHPSESVKSHTLVNAILAYYPPIKNIGDQKNNNNYQLSQPQPKADGPLAQKAGLLQRGMGLWSKPLAEIINYRPGIIHRLDKDVSGLMVIAKTQAAFDDLKRQFQGHEIKKKYTCLVHGNVKKDSGEINIPIGRSKKGYKMSAQPTGQARSSDRAPKQATTKFKVLQRFKNFTLLKIQTLTGRTHQIRVHLQAIGHPIVGDPIYKSRNQEIKKSTLRQTQGGEKQEIKIDAPRLFLHADLLEFHDLKNQPKKFKLELPEELKNLLKSYNE; encoded by the coding sequence ATGCGCCTTGATATCCATCTCGCAAAAAAATATCCTCAATATTCCCGCTCCCACCTTCAAAAACTTATCAAAGCAGGCAAGGTTTTGGTTAACGGTAAAATTGTCAGCCCTCATTATCAAATTAACAAAGGCGGAAAGCGAGATTCGCGAATCTCGTTTTCTGAAAATATTATTCCGCCGGAAAAAATTGACTTATCGCCGGATAAATCCATCAAATTAGATATTGTTTATGACGATGAAAATTATTTGGTCATAAACAAACCCGATGGTCTAGTTGTCCACCCCTCGGAATCCGTGAAATCCCACACCCTCGTCAATGCCATCCTGGCCTACTATCCACCCATAAAAAATATTGGTGACCAAAAAAACAATAACAATTATCAATTATCCCAGCCTCAACCAAAGGCAGATGGGCCTCTGGCCCAAAAGGCTGGTCTCCTCCAAAGGGGGATGGGCCTCTGGTCCAAGCCCCTGGCCGAAATTATCAATTATCGTCCCGGCATTATCCACCGCTTAGACAAAGATGTCTCTGGTCTCATGGTCATTGCCAAAACACAGGCGGCGTTTGACGACTTAAAAAGGCAATTCCAGGGCCATGAAATCAAAAAGAAATACACCTGCTTGGTTCATGGCAACGTTAAAAAAGATTCTGGTGAAATCAACATCCCTATCGGTCGTTCCAAAAAGGGCTATAAAATGTCAGCCCAACCCACTGGCCAAGCTCGGTCCTCAGACCGAGCGCCCAAACAAGCCACCACCAAATTTAAAGTCCTTCAACGATTCAAGAACTTCACACTCCTTAAAATCCAAACCCTCACCGGCCGCACTCATCAAATCCGCGTCCACCTTCAGGCAATCGGCCATCCCATTGTCGGTGACCCAATCTATAAATCAAGAAATCAAGAAATCAAGAAATCAACCCTTCGGCAAACTCAGGGCGGGGAAAAACAAGAAATCAAAATTGATGCTCCTCGGCTATTCTTGCATGCGGATCTGCTTGAATTTCACGACTTAAAAAATCAACCCAAAAAATTCAAACTTGAATTGCCCGAAGAACTTAAAAATCTCCTAAAAAGCTATAATGAGTGA